Part of the Primulina huaijiensis isolate GDHJ02 chromosome 15, ASM1229523v2, whole genome shotgun sequence genome is shown below.
GAGAAAGACAATCCGAGATTACTTTTCTGTTTCCTGATAAAGTGTTCTTTTTTTAGATGAATTTTAACAGTCGTATAGTTTATGCCTCTGTTTCTGTTGCTGTATATGTTGGCACTCTGCGGCAGGCTTGATCGATAGAGTAATTTGATATACTTGGGATGGAAAATCACATTTTTGTCGAGCATTATCTCTGAaagattttgtaatttttatttgacGGAAGATGTTCATTCCCTTCTGTCTGAAAAAATAGGATGCATGTGAACTCTAGTTTAGGCAGTTTTAGAATTGATGAAGATTTTGCATTCTTTGCCAATTCCAATTGGATTTATCTCAGTAAATGTTGTGAAGCGTGGCAAAGTTCAAacgtgaaaaaaatattaaactttcaatataattttaattatctcgaGCTAATTGATAGAtaagaaaatgtaaaaacaaaaaatctaaGCTAATTGTATAAATTTGATATTGGGGGAAAGTGAATGAGACTGCGTTTTTTGTTAAGAATTCGAGATGGTTTGAAACAATCTAAACATTGTAATATCATAATTTAATGGTGAAATTAAAAAGTAAGTGTTTTCCCCCTCATTTAGCGCATCtgatctcttttttttttttttttttttttttttttttttttttttttttttttttttttttttttttttttttttttttttttttttttttttacccgaGTTGCATTTTGTTTAGATGTATTCTGAAAATAAACATTCGCATAGAAACTCTACATAATTGAAAGGATTCGTAAAATATGCATAAATCGACATAGTTTGTAATTTCTATCCTGtaatgattttataatttatagtGATCGATATAGAACACGTACTgttgtttatatgcatgtgtcgTGTTTGTATGGAATTTTATTTTCGGAGAAATTCATTTtcgatttgaaattaaaatatttatagaacatttaagaaattattgaaaatcgtaatttgtttaattttaaaattatgtcttagaattaacatattttttgtttgaaaatttaagcTTAGTTTGTTTGGAAAATGCCAAAAGAAGATTCAACCCATACCATACCATgtgataaataaaaacaaaatatgcaAAAGAAACTCAGGGGTGGCAATGTATCACGCAACATGTAATCCATGCAAGTCCTCAGCTCAACACGTTTCACTTCCCCTTCTTCCATAAATCCTCTCCCCCATCTCCTCACCTCTATCCACTCACTCATTCATTCCACTCCTCTGGATTCTTCATTTCTCAATAATTCTCATGGCAGATCGAGATCGAGATCGTGGTCAACAGTACCAACTCTAtccccagcagcagcagcagcagcagcgctACGAAGGCGGCCTCAAGAATATCCTCCCACAAAAGGGCCCCTCCGCCTCCCAAGTGCTCGCCATAGTCACCCTCCTTCCAGTCAGCGGGACCCTCCTAGCCCTCGCGGGGATCACACTCGCCGGATCTCTCATCGGCCTCGCCGTCGCCACCCCGGTCTTCCTCATCTTCAGCCCAGTTCTTGTTCCCGCCGCCATCCTCATCGCCGGGGCAGTGACGGCGTTCTTGACATCCGGGGCATTTGGGCTCACAGGACTCTCGTCCCTCTCGTGGGTCTTGAATTCGTTCCGCCAGGCCACTGGCCGGGAGCCGCTAGACTATGCGAAGCGGCGGGTGCAGGAAGCAACGGCTCAAGTGGGAGATAAAACGAGGCAAGCGGGAGAAACAATCAAGGCTAAAGGTCAGGAAGGAGGGCGAGAAGGTGGCCCAACTGTGGGTGCAGGTGCCGGTCGACCTGCTTGAACCAACCGGGCTCGTAGTAGTAgtattgataataataataataataacacagaagtgtatgtgtgtgttttgtTCAGTGTATCTCTGCTTGTTTGTTGGTAAATGTGATTGAAGAACATTTGCTTTGTAGCTCCAACTGATATCCCATCCATCCAAGTTCTATTtcgtttcttttctttttgttcaagtataatttcaaattaatctgttgataatataattatataaaatatttattctttaattagtAATTGGTTCGATTTTCATTCCAATTAACttttattaaatacattatttttgtATTAAACAATTCATTTCTTCAAATGGTCGGAAAGAAACTAATAAAGATTATGGAAATTTGGAGAAAATGAATATTAAggatttgtttgaatttattaattttaatatattcaaatatattttctttgttttaaagaaaattCATCTATTTCTTAAgttaataataaagatatttgaaatttattttacttgtttaactaatgtttaaataattaaagttaattatatcagattatttgttataaagagcGTAATTAATCATAAACAGTATTAATTGTAGTTTGCGAGCACTACTATgaatatgaaataaaattacataaCGACAAACTTGGTTTTAACTACGGTACAAAATTGACCTgtgatattattaaaaaaaattaaaaataaccaaaaaaaatataatttcatagtttctcattatttttattttataaatatcataaataattaaatatatataaaaaattgaaaaatatgatataaattgTTGCTATAACTTTTTATTAGAATTTGATGAATTAACCAAAGAaactcaaaatatgaaattaaaaaactaaaaaattcattattaaTTGATTCACTGGGATTATTATTGACAATGAATTAGTGTAAATAATTTCTCAATTACAAATTTTTTCTCaattacgattttttttttccaatttttgacCAAAACATCCATGTAATAGATTGGGTTGATAAGAGAAATTAAACTCAGTGATTATTtaactttgatttatatattatatcgtATATTCTATCAACTCGCAATATGTTCGAACAAAAA
Proteins encoded:
- the LOC140960274 gene encoding oleosin H1-like, whose product is MADRDRDRGQQYQLYPQQQQQQQRYEGGLKNILPQKGPSASQVLAIVTLLPVSGTLLALAGITLAGSLIGLAVATPVFLIFSPVLVPAAILIAGAVTAFLTSGAFGLTGLSSLSWVLNSFRQATGREPLDYAKRRVQEATAQVGDKTRQAGETIKAKGQEGGREGGPTVGAGAGRPA